Part of the Triticum urartu cultivar G1812 chromosome 2, Tu2.1, whole genome shotgun sequence genome, GCATGAGATGCTTGATCTCTTCTTCGTGCGTGGTAGGGTCTCGAGGAGCAGGGAGGAGGACGACCTCGTCTTCTTTGTCAATAGCATGGTACCTTCTATAGGCCTGATGATTATCCCCTTATGTTATAGCATGATACGTTGTTGCCCTGTGCAATATGCATCTCACCGTTTGTTGCTGCTGGCTGTAGATGCAGAAGATGGAAGATCTGCCTCCCTTTTTCGTGCGGAGATGGGCTCCTACGGTAATTGAAGCCACACTAAATCTACTTTACTTCACATTTTTTTTGGCTAATTCTTGAGGCTTCCTTGGTAGTGTAGATTCAGGAAAATTTTATAAAATTTATTCATTCTTTCTTCACTTTTTTTGTATTTATATGTTCTCTACTGTTGAGATAATTCAGTTGCAACCATAACAAGTGTGCTCTGTATTCAGTTAGGCTAAGAGAGTTTGTTCCTATTGTTAAATCATACTGCTTTTTAAGGGAAAATGTTCCTATTGTTTTATTTGATTAACCCTATACACATAGCAAATTTATTCTAATTTGTTGTTCTTAGCTGCTGAAGGATCCTTTTTTGGGCACATGTTACATAATTTTCATATGTATAACTGTAATGAACATACAGTACTGGAAAAAAATTGCGAGTTGCTTGACGACAATGTTCTAACCCATACCATTTATAgctttgtactccctctgtaaagcaATATAAGATCGTTTAGATCACTATATTAGATCATATAGTGATCTAAAcgatcttatatttctttacagagggagtatgcATGAACAGATGAACACTGAATACAGTGATTTTCATGTTTGTGAGGTGTAATTTTTAAGACTAGTGGCAATGGGGAAATCCATATCACTGTTCTTTATGTCTTATCTGGTTAACATGGTGTTAGTTGAGAACCCATGATAAGAACAAATACTTTCTGTTGATGGGCTAAATATGCTCCTTTTTTGGCAATTACCAGCTTGAAAAGCTCATCAATGCTAATTCAACCGAGGTTGATTGGGAACGTTCCTTCTATTTGAATTTAGTCGCTCACACGTCATATACTGTCACGGTGGCATTGTGCAGGTATGTTTCTGTGGCACTTTTGCTAAGATCTTACAAACTTTATATGCTCTGAACAATTAATTAGCTATAAGTATGCATAAGAACAACTAAAAACCTTTTCTGGTGATCTATTGAGGTGTCACAGCTGGTGTGCGAGACACCGGAGTAGAGACATATATTCAGGAGGCGCCACGTTATAGAAGAGCCGTAATAATGGTGGCGCAGAGTGCGTGTGTGTGTTCAGCGTGGATGTGGCCATGTATTGAGCTGTAGGGTATATGAGCCTATCTGTACCCAGAGAATGGTTAAGCTGCACAAATATAGAGAAATCTACCAATTATCCTTCTATGCTCTATTATTCCTCTTCTTCTCCAAGCCTTCGTGCGTGGTATCTTCATCATGTCTTGGCAGATCGCCAATGCAACGGGGTGCTACATGAAGTAAATCTTCTATTAATATAATACAGCACTTTTGGCCTGTTAGCTATAGTCAGTTAAAGAACTCCCCAGATTTGGTTCATAGTTTTTCACCCTTTATCAAAATCTGAGACGGTTGGCAAATAATGATTGTCATGTCATCTAATTCCGTGTTGAAACAGCATTCTCTGTTTCAACTAAATGTTGAGAAACGGGTCTGGGTTGGTGGTACAATCACACTTTTTTCATTAGCTGACTGAACAATTTGTGACCACAAATTTATCTTTCACCATGAGTTTGCGCTGGAATGTTAAAGGACTCACATATCTTAAGAGTGCCAGTAGTATCAATTGTCATGCACAACAAAACTTTCTTTTCATAACTGCCCTCAGTAATATTTAATGGCTGGTTATGTGCTTCTTATAATCTACTTCCACAGTATCAGCAATCTTCGCAATCGTGCAGACAAAAGCAAGCGGTTGCCTCCAATTTATAAGGTTTCGAAAACTGTATATGCATCCCCTAGCCGTGTAAATTTCCGCCTTGATCAAAGAAAGGTAATTTTTTTTGTGGTATCATCTTTTCAGAGAAACAGCCTTTCAATATAAATAATCTGTCGTAACTCATGTCTCTTTAATAGGCTGTAGAAACAGTACCTGCATATCCCAACATTTATTTCTCAGTTGATGACTTCGATGATCCTTTTGATGCTGTGGTGAGTTCTGACTTACTTCTGCCAAAAAAATACATAACATCGTGTTCTGGCAATACTTTGCAAATGTTGTAGATGCCTAGGGTTTTATCACTGATATTCCTTGGTTTTCCTTTAGATGGCTTTGACCATATACTTTCTAAGTTCACCATAAAGAGTAAAGTGATCTTGTAAATTTGAGCAGGTTTTGTCAGACCCAGAACACTGCTATTGTGTGATTCTCAATGCACATGATGGGGCGGCATTTCCTGAAGAAACCGGATCAAGCAATGTCAGTTCAAATATACAATCTGCGATCAACTCTGGGAGCATTGGAGAGAACCCACCAAAGGTTCACTCTCTTCCTAAATGAAGGTTTCTTTGTAACCTTTTTTAGATTCATTACATAAGCTAATATTGGTAGAGGAGTCCAAACTACCCCCTGAACTACGGTGGTGTGTATTGTTCAGGGGGGCGACCAGAGATCTTCTCTAATAGTTCCAACTATTTTACTAAATCCATCCCTGAACTGTACAACTGTTGTCTGTGCTCTGCCGTGTGAAGCAGCTTTCCCAGCCAACccttctctcttctctcctctgtTTTGTTCTAACCTGCAGCTTCAGTGGGATCCCGCACACAGTAAGGCCAAGAGCCGCTTATAAGTACTGCAAACATCTCTCTCTGCTCCCTATTCTTTTTTGTTTTATTGATCTATACTTAAACTGCTCTCTGCATGCCTGCATTACTTGCCAGTAACACCTTGCCCTTTAGGAAGAAATCCATATTACTCTGTGATCTAACTCTCCAAAAACCATTTACACTTAACATCAAACATACCGGTGCACTCCTCATCCTTCTCAAAAGGAATCCTGGATTTCACACTGATTTGGTTACGTGGAGCTTACTGTGATTTCAATTGCAGAGAACTCTCTTCTCGGGTTATGTCAGCTATCAAAATGTCCGTGAAGCTTATGATGGTTAGTCTTTCGTACATTTAGTTTATTTACTGGGAAACTATTGCATTTGTGGTGCTATTATCAAGTATTGTTTTCTGCAAGTATTTTGTTCTCTGCAACTAAGCATGATTCAGTCTTTAGTAATACTACTTCTAACTAGCTGACACTTTGCTCAACCTAGATAGGTGATGTCCTGTTTGAGATTTTAATGGATTTTATTATTTTCTAACGTATACTTCTCCTAATGTTATCAGCTGGCAGATCCAAATTCGGGAGCTTCCTCTCACTTGGGCAGGACAATACGAAACTCGATAAACTTTTCATGAGGGGCCCTGAAGGACGTGGGGAAGTTGAAGTTGCTGTTTCTGGGATTGCAGGTTTTCTATGATCTGTCTGTTCTCTGCAAGCCGTATCACTTATTGGTGCAATCTAGTTTACAATTTCCTTCGTTGTGACCAATAACAAACTTTATACACAACCCTCAAATATGCCCATGCACTTTTGGTTTTGCTGTAGCTCTACTGCAAGTTGTTGACTTGTCACACTGAAATGGATTTTTCTTTCTGAATTAGATCAGAGCCGTGAGAGGTCAAAGAAAGATGCAGGAGATAACTTCCGGGTTCTTGTTCGTAAGGCGGCTTCTGCTGCATCAAAGTTAGCAGAGCAGGCCTTCGAGGCTGCATCTGCCAACAAACGATCGGATGATAAACTTCTTCCTCTCAAGTGCTGTTTGATGTCAGTATCTCTTCCTTGGGACTTCATTGCTCATGACCTGTTGCACAAGGTAAGGTCTTCGCTGTTACTCCTGGATAATGTCCGAACTGTGTTGATGTTTAAAATTGTTGGGAAGTAGTCTCATCCCTTTTTTAACTTATTTTCCTCATATCGCAGACATGTATTTTAAATTAAGCTGTTACTGAGTGAGATTATTGCTCGTGTAATTGtattttatatttccttgtatTGCTGAATTAATTTGGTCATATTTTTGATGTGATTAGACTGAATGTAATATTCACAATCTGGTACACATTCACACTGACATATTCTGCCGATGTACCAGGAAACACCGCCTTTGGACTTCTGATGCTGCAAGTCCACCCTCACCTAAAGGGGTAGGGCTTGGACATGAAACTTCTGCCAATGTAACGAGGAAACTTCCTGTGCACAATCTCTACCGTTCATAGAGGTTGCGCAGAAGTTTGTGGCTTGATATATTGTAGGCTCAGATGGCGCATGAGGAGGGATGGAGGTACCCAAGAAACTGGGATGCGTTGTGCGTTGTGTACTTTGTTAGACCAAACTGGTAGTGTTTGAGCCTGTCGCTGTGCCGCAGACTACTACTGTAGATGACTAGGGCATGTAAATATTGAGTGGTTCTTCCTGAGGAAAAAGTATCAAGTGCTCCTTCCATAGTTTTTTATGCTGTTGATTGAAAAGTTGTACCGTTTAGTCCACTATAAGCATAATATCATTGAAGCTTTGTGTTGAATATCGTCGTGCAGGCCCTGGTTTGTCATTGAGACTGGATTTCGTGAATGCTACCTTACGTGCTTTTGCTTTTGGCAAGCTAATATTCAAGCTTCGGCGGGCCCATGTAGCATCGGGAGCGTTTGTTCTTCACGGAAAATGCCATTGGCAGCGATCAGTGAACTCAAAAGCACGTTTCGTCCAAAAGATAAACAATTCAGTAACCCTCTTATTGTCTCGCCAAATACCCAGATAAAAATAGAGACAACAGATACTTGATTTAAATCTGATACACATTCATACAAAGTCATCGTCTCATAGATGGTGGCGACAGACTATGAACTAATATTCCATGAAGACATGTCATGCTATACATATGCACTCCAAGTTCATTATTGAAATTAAGATGCTGCAATTTTGTACTTTTGGACTTCGCTACTAATTGAATGTCAGATTTTTTACCGTCGCAAATCAAAGATTTTTCATGGCAATTATAGTTGTCGCGATGATGCCAAATTTCTTTAGCAAGCATAGCAAATCCTTGGCGTGTTCAGTTTTTTGTCAGAATTTGACATGCTTGCCAAAAAAAATTACTATCATCATGATAACTTATAATTGCCATGAAAAACGTTTGGTTTAACACGATTAAAAATCTCACATCATATTTCTATATATTTTCTATGCTGTTTTCTTATATAATACGCACCTCTTTGTCCGGAAATACTTATCGAAGGaatagatgtatctagatgtattttagttctacaTACTTTcatttttatccatttctgcgacaaatAATCCGGACGGAAGGAGTACATAATTAACTGGATCTGGCCGGACCTACTATTCTACCGGTTGTACGAAATTGGACGAACTGTTCAAGTCGAGCCAGGCGGACAAGGTCGCGGACGAGGACACGGAGGAACAGTACAAGGATGCGTAGGCTGGCATGGTCTAGAGCAAGGTCCTCTGCTCCCTGGATTGCCTGCACATGGATCGAAAACCAAAATTTGAACAGAAACAATGTGAATGAGACATGTTGTGTACCTTCTATAACTGTAGAAGCATGCAGTGTTTTTTGTATTTTCTATTTATGTTCTTGAGAGAATTTGTTTATTTATATGTCTGTCATATGATATAAACACGCGGAACCATGATTAGTAAAAGGATTGTGTGAAATTAGTGGCGACGAGTAAAATTCATCGAAACATATTAACATGGATCATGTTTTGAAGGCCTCGTCCAGATGAACACGTCAGTGATGACATGTCGCTAATCAATTTTGAAATCAAATTTATAAATTAATGTGATAATATCAACGGCTAAGCATGAACACAAGATTTCAGAAGGAGAAAAAATCTTGGCGTAAAAATTTCGTAATATTTTGGAATTCCCTTTTTAACGTCCTCCAAATCGACTTTTGGAAGGAAGAGTGGACTTACCGAAGAGGAGAAAGGAGTACTTATTTTCTGTACTTACATGGCCTAGGTGCTGGGTATGCGTAAGCTTGAGGTGCGTCTTCTCCGACCACCACCAGCGGCCACGCACATAGCAGCATGGCCGCGAGCAACAGGGCTGGGAGCAAGCCACTTCCCCACCTCGACATGTCGCCAGATCAATCTCCCGAGCTCGATTGAGCTTTCTCCTCGTGCCAGAGGCAAAGTGTTGGCTGTTTTATTATTGCTCGGCGGACGGGCAAACGGCGAGCCTATTTATAGTACACACATGTACCTCTCCGGCGGTGAGGCAGCTGTCAGTGAAAACGCCTGCGTGAGCGGCAGGGTAGCGACAAGTCAGCCGGTCAATCAAAGCCAGCTGCGCGCATCCACGCTCATTTGTTTACTAGTGGTGCAAGATCAGTTCGACgactcctcctccccctcccttcCCCTCGCGTCGCCCCTGGGGTTCCAAACCCTAGCTCCGCCGCCTTCCCCTTTTCCCTCCCTTCCTCTCTCGCCGCCGCCTGAGGTCGTCGCCAGGCAAGCCTGGGGTGCCGCCAAGGAAGATGGCGACGGGGCCCTGGCTGCCTTGCCTCTGTTGCGGGGTGGCGCGTTCTTCGGGGCGGTGGCCCTGGTCGGAGTGGTGTCACTTGTTCTGCGGCAGGCGGTGGCGCGGGCGTGGGCCGGCGATCCTGGCCGTGCGGAAGGCGGGTGAACCAGAGGACAAGAGCCTTGGTGCAACGACAAATATGGCGGTCGGAGGTGCCAGATCTGGCCGCCCCTGCCTCCCCTATTCCTAGGGGAGCTTCACCCCTACCGAACGAGAGCCTTGGTGTAACAACAGTTGCGGCTTCGTTGCGGGCCGCCGGATCTCGCGTCGTTGGGGTGTTGGAGGCGGGGACTCGAAGGCCAGGAGAAATTCTAGGTCGGCCCCACCGGTCTTGGCGGCGCTGACGGTCGAGGGCGCTGCTCCCCTCCTTGAAGGCGCCGTTCAGGTCAGATCCTCCGTCCCCCTTCCCTCTAGTCTCCGGGGTGAAAACCACAACTCAGTTGGGCGGCCGCGGCACCCTTGGCTTCGCGTCCTTCCTGAAGGCGCTGCTTTTGGGAGCTAGATGGGCATTGGGCTTCTCAGCGATGTGGCGGGTGTGCAGCGGCGGTGGCAGATGGTCTTTTAAGTCTGCGGCGAGATCC contains:
- the LOC125535395 gene encoding uncharacterized protein KIAA0930 homolog — protein: MAAPPSTSSPSGEVPVERSPTDLTGGDGQASPSRAELLSMVKKHSHLIGWTVVEAEDDPADVEMDDKFWHEMLDLFFVRGRVSRSREEDDLVFFVNSMMQKMEDLPPFFVRRWAPTLEKLINANSTEVDWERSFYLNLVAHTSYTVTVALCSISNLRNRADKSKRLPPIYKVSKTVYASPSRVNFRLDQRKAVETVPAYPNIYFSVDDFDDPFDAVVLSDPEHCYCVILNAHDGAAFPEETGSSNVSSNIQSAINSGSIGENPPKRTLFSGYVSYQNVREAYDAGRSKFGSFLSLGQDNTKLDKLFMRGPEGRGEVEVAVSGIADQSRERSKKDAGDNFRVLVRKAASAASKLAEQAFEAASANKRSDDKLLPLKCCLMSVSLPWDFIAHDLLHKETPPLDF